Proteins encoded by one window of Antechinus flavipes isolate AdamAnt ecotype Samford, QLD, Australia chromosome 4, AdamAnt_v2, whole genome shotgun sequence:
- the PDK2 gene encoding pyruvate dehydrogenase kinase, isozyme 2, producing the protein MRWVRALLKNASLAGAPKYIEHFSKFSPSPLSMKQFLDFGSSNACEKTSFTFLRQELPVRLANIMKEINLLPDRVLGTPSVQLVQSWYVQSLLDIMEFLDKDPEDHRTLGQFTDALVTIRNRHNDVVPTMAQGVLEYKEAYGDDPVSNQNIQYFLDRFYLSRISIRMLINQHTLIFDGSTNPAHPKHIGSIDPNCDVSEVVKDAYDMAKLLCDKYYMASPSLEIQEINASNSKQPIHMVYVPSHLYHMLFELFKNAMRATVESHESSLTLPPIKVMVALGEEDLSIKMSDRGGGVPLRKIERLFSYMYSTAPTPQPGSGGTPLAGFGYGLPISRLYAKYFQGDLQLFSMEGFGTDAVIYLKALSTDSVERLPVYNKSAWRHYQTIQEAGDWCVPSTEPKNTSTYRVS; encoded by the exons atgCGCTGGGTTCGGGCGCTGCTAAAAAACGCGTCCCTGGCCGGGGCGCCCAAATACATCGAGCACTTCAGCAAGTTTTCCCCGTCCCCGCTGTCCATGAAGCAGTTTCTGGACTTTG GTTCCAGCAATGCCTGTGAAAAAACTTCCTTCACCTTCCTGAGGCAGGAGCTGCCTGTGCGGCTGGCCAATATAATGAAGGAGATCAATTTGCTTCCAGACCGGGTACTAGGAACTCCCTCAGTACAATTGGTACAGAGTTG GTATGTCCAAAGTCTTCTGGACATCATGGAGTTCCTGGACAAAGATCCTGAAGACCATCGGACTCTGGGACA GTTCACAGATGCCTTGGTCACAATCCGCAACCGGCACAATGATGTGGTCCCCACTATGGCCCAGGGTGTGCTGGAGTACAAAGAGGCCTATGGGGATGACCCCGTCTCCAACCAGAACATCCAGTATTTCCTGGACCGGTTCTATCTTAGCCGGATCTCCATTCGAATGCTCATCAACCAGCATA caTTGATCTTTGATGGCAGCACAAACCCTGCACACCCCAAACATATTGGCAGCATCGATCCCAACTGTGATGTCTCTGAGGTGGTGAAAG aTGCCTATGATATGGCCAAACTCCTGTGTGACAAATATTACATGGCCTCTCCCAGCTTGGAGATTCAGGAGATCAATG CCTCCAACTCCAAACAGCCCATCCACATGGTCTACGTCCCTTCCCATCTCTACCACATGCTCTTTGAGCTCTTCAAG aaTGCCATGCGGGCGACTGTGGAGAGCCATGAGTCCAGCCTCACACTGCCACCCATCAAGGTGATGGTGGCCTTGGGTGAAGAAGATCTGTCTATCAAA ATGAGTGACCGGGGTGGGGGAGTTCCTTTGCGAAAGATTGAGAGACTCTTCAGCTACATGTACTCAACAGCTCCCACCCCTCAGCCAGGCTCCGGAGGGACTCCTTTG GCTGGTTTTGGCTACGGACTCCCCATATCTCGCCTCTATGCCAAGTACTTCCAGGGTGACCTGCAGCTCTTCTCCATGGAGGGCTTCGGGACTGATGCTGTCATCTATCTAAAG GCCCTGTCAACAGATTCTGTGGAACGCTTGCCTGTCTACAACAAGTCAGCCTGGCGTCACTACCAGACCATCCAGGAGGCTGGCGACTGGTGTGTGCCCAGCACGGAGCCCAAGAACACATCCACCTACCGAGTCAGCTAG